The proteins below come from a single Burkholderiales bacterium genomic window:
- a CDS encoding glycosyltransferase family 4 protein: MATDSLPSNVIALNRNSMRVAEPADIRHAGERAPAFVLLSFEGPDPYSMAGGLGSRISGLACALAEEGYETHLFFIGAPDLPGHEIAYEGRLHLHRWCQWISQYHPGGVYDGEESKLRDWSSSLPAWTAENLLPPLMEMHRPIVVLAEEWHTSWSIVCLQRLVQEKGWGDHVRFFWNANNSFGFERVPWRELDTAATITTVSRFMKHQMWDFGVDPRVIPNGIATDWLQPSDRHAVQQLKRSTDGRLLLTKVARWDPDKRWLMAVDAVGELKHRGARPLLIARGGIEAHGREVVGRARAIGLSATSIRCEDKTAAALWRAIRNAQPSDVLFVESALSRPQLQCLYRASDGVLANSGIEPFGLVGLEAMACGGVSFLGATGEDYATPGHDAISLQSSSPRELVGHLLYLREHPHIAARLRVHARKTATRYTWEQVIRAHITPIVSWPEFAVG; encoded by the coding sequence ATGGCAACGGACAGCCTCCCGTCCAACGTGATCGCGCTCAACCGCAACAGCATGCGGGTTGCCGAACCCGCGGATATACGCCACGCCGGCGAACGCGCGCCCGCTTTCGTGCTGCTGAGCTTCGAAGGGCCGGATCCCTATTCCATGGCCGGCGGGCTCGGTTCGCGCATCAGCGGACTTGCGTGCGCGTTGGCCGAAGAAGGTTACGAAACACACCTGTTCTTCATCGGCGCGCCGGACCTGCCCGGACACGAGATCGCCTACGAAGGCAGGCTGCACCTGCACCGCTGGTGCCAGTGGATCAGCCAGTATCACCCCGGCGGCGTCTACGACGGCGAAGAGTCCAAGCTCCGCGACTGGAGCTCGTCTCTCCCCGCGTGGACCGCCGAGAACCTCCTTCCTCCGCTCATGGAGATGCACCGGCCGATCGTGGTCCTCGCGGAGGAATGGCATACGAGCTGGAGCATCGTTTGCCTGCAGCGGCTCGTGCAGGAAAAAGGCTGGGGCGACCACGTGCGTTTCTTCTGGAACGCGAACAACAGCTTCGGCTTCGAGCGCGTGCCGTGGCGCGAGCTCGACACGGCCGCGACGATCACCACCGTCAGCCGCTTCATGAAGCACCAGATGTGGGATTTCGGCGTCGATCCGCGCGTGATCCCCAACGGCATCGCCACCGACTGGCTTCAGCCTTCCGACCGTCACGCGGTACAGCAGCTCAAACGCAGCACCGACGGTCGCCTGCTGCTCACCAAAGTGGCCCGATGGGACCCGGACAAGCGCTGGCTGATGGCGGTCGACGCCGTCGGCGAGCTCAAGCACCGCGGCGCGCGGCCGCTGCTGATCGCGCGCGGTGGCATCGAAGCGCACGGCCGCGAGGTCGTCGGCCGTGCCCGGGCGATCGGGCTTTCCGCCACGTCGATACGCTGCGAGGACAAGACCGCCGCTGCGCTGTGGCGCGCGATCCGCAACGCGCAGCCCAGCGACGTGCTGTTCGTGGAGAGCGCGCTGTCGCGGCCGCAACTGCAGTGCTTGTACCGAGCGAGCGACGGCGTGCTCGCCAACAGCGGCATCGAGCCATTCGGGCTCGTGGGGCTGGAAGCGATGGCGTGCGGCGGCGTGAGCTTCCTCGGCGCGACCGGCGAGGACTACGCGACGCCGGGGCACGATGCGATCTCGCTCCAGAGCTCGAGCCCGCGCGAGCTCGTCGGGCACCTGCTCTACCTGCGCGAGCACCCGCACATCGCCGCCCGCCTGCGCGTCCACGCGCGCAAGACCGCGACCCGCTACACGTGGGAGCAGGTGATCCGCGCGCACATCACGCCGATCGTCTCCTGGCCCGAGTTCGCGGTGGGTTGA
- a CDS encoding enolase C-terminal domain-like protein, which yields MKITDLTVTLFAWDDIPARTFGKHTGTMATGRSELGLVTIRTDDGIEGHAFLGSSMRGANFDAATIPRYLKPLLMGQDPLDRERLYAAMWARARNTNYRCIGAVDVALWDIAGKVANLPIHRLIGSYRDAVPAYASSAVLPSKEAYAEEAIAIRESGLTAYKIHPPAVWQTDIELCRHVRKTVGDSYRLMLDSTWSYNYVEALRVGRAIEALGYYWYEDPLDTDDITNYVKLRQKLDIPVMATEYAPGGFQAYAPWITMQATDFLRGDVAVKGGITPLLKTAHLAEAFHMNLEVHHGGNSLNNVANLHVILAIPNTEYFEILLPDSTQKYGLVEDLHADKSGMVRPPEGPGLGAKIDFDLIARKKTAVLT from the coding sequence ATGAAGATCACCGACCTCACCGTCACGCTCTTTGCCTGGGACGACATTCCCGCGCGCACCTTCGGCAAGCACACGGGAACGATGGCGACCGGGCGCAGCGAGCTCGGGCTCGTCACGATCCGTACGGACGACGGCATCGAAGGCCACGCCTTTCTCGGCTCGTCGATGCGCGGCGCCAACTTCGACGCGGCGACGATCCCGCGCTATCTCAAGCCGCTGTTAATGGGACAGGACCCGCTCGACCGCGAGCGCCTGTACGCGGCGATGTGGGCGCGCGCCCGCAATACGAACTATCGGTGCATCGGTGCGGTCGACGTCGCGCTGTGGGACATCGCGGGCAAGGTCGCGAACCTGCCGATCCACCGGCTGATCGGCAGCTACCGGGATGCGGTCCCGGCATACGCAAGCTCCGCGGTGCTGCCTTCGAAGGAAGCGTACGCGGAAGAAGCGATCGCCATCCGCGAATCGGGCCTCACCGCCTACAAGATCCATCCGCCGGCGGTCTGGCAGACCGACATCGAGCTCTGCCGCCACGTGCGCAAAACCGTCGGCGACAGCTACCGCCTCATGCTCGACAGCACGTGGTCGTACAACTACGTCGAGGCGCTGCGCGTCGGGCGGGCGATCGAGGCGCTCGGCTATTACTGGTACGAAGACCCGCTCGACACCGACGACATCACGAACTACGTGAAGCTGCGCCAGAAGCTCGACATCCCGGTCATGGCGACCGAGTACGCGCCCGGCGGATTCCAGGCCTATGCGCCGTGGATCACGATGCAGGCGACCGATTTCCTGCGCGGCGACGTCGCGGTCAAGGGCGGGATCACGCCGCTGCTCAAGACCGCGCACCTCGCCGAAGCGTTCCACATGAACCTCGAGGTCCACCACGGCGGCAACTCGCTCAACAACGTCGCCAACCTGCACGTCATCCTCGCGATCCCGAACACCGAGTACTTCGAGATCCTTTTACCGGACTCCACCCAAAAATACGGACTGGTGGAAGACTTGCACGCCGACAAGAGCGGCATGGTCCGCCCGCCCGAAGGTCCGGGGCTCGGTGCGAAGATCGATTTCGACCTGATCGCACGAAAGAAAACGGCGGTTCTGACCTAG
- a CDS encoding DMT family transporter, whose amino-acid sequence MSSWSRLAPALFVVLWSTGFIGAKLGVPYAEPFTFLSLRFVFVLALMVPLALLLHVRWPSTRRQAAHIAVSGALIHGGYLAGCFAAIYHGMPAGMIALVVGLQPIVTGLAASPILGERVTKLQWLGLALGFGGVVLVMWDKLTLEGLSAVSIAWSVVGLASMTCGTLYQKRYCPSFDLRAGSIIQFSAALLLLAPLALFTESRSVTWSGEFAFALAWLVLVLSIGAISLLFHLIEHGEATRVASLFYLTPPTTAAMAYVLFGEKLTALALAGMVVGVAGVALATRKPDTVAPEP is encoded by the coding sequence ATGTCTTCCTGGTCTCGCCTCGCCCCGGCGCTCTTCGTCGTCCTCTGGAGCACGGGTTTCATCGGCGCGAAGCTCGGCGTGCCTTACGCCGAGCCTTTCACGTTCCTGTCCCTGCGTTTCGTCTTCGTGCTGGCGCTCATGGTGCCGCTCGCGCTCCTGCTCCACGTGCGCTGGCCTTCGACCCGGCGCCAGGCCGCGCACATCGCGGTCTCGGGCGCGCTCATCCACGGCGGCTATCTCGCCGGATGCTTCGCAGCGATCTATCACGGCATGCCGGCGGGGATGATCGCGCTCGTGGTGGGATTGCAGCCGATCGTCACCGGCCTCGCCGCCTCGCCGATCCTCGGCGAGCGCGTCACGAAGCTGCAATGGCTGGGCCTCGCGCTCGGCTTCGGCGGCGTCGTGCTGGTGATGTGGGACAAGCTCACGCTCGAAGGGCTGTCCGCCGTGAGCATCGCATGGTCGGTCGTCGGGCTCGCCAGCATGACGTGCGGCACGCTCTACCAGAAGCGCTACTGCCCGAGCTTCGACCTGCGCGCCGGGTCGATCATCCAGTTCAGCGCGGCCTTGCTGCTGCTCGCGCCGCTCGCGCTCTTCACCGAATCGCGGAGCGTCACGTGGAGCGGCGAGTTCGCCTTCGCGCTCGCATGGCTGGTGCTGGTGCTCTCGATCGGCGCCATCTCGCTGCTCTTCCACCTCATCGAGCACGGCGAAGCGACGCGCGTCGCCAGCCTCTTCTATCTGACGCCGCCGACCACGGCGGCGATGGCGTACGTCCTCTTCGGCGAGAAGCTCACCGCGCTCGCCCTCGCCGGCATGGTCGTCGGGGTCGCCGGCGTGGCGCTCGCGACCCGCAAGCCCGACACCGTCGCCCCCGAGCCTTAG
- a CDS encoding amidohydrolase family protein: MRTRPQVIAIEEHYFDAEIVEHFAEADKRAGLRHRLEDLGAQRIKEMDEAGIDVQVLSHAAPATHLLDAEVAVPLARRANDRLHETVRGNPARFQAFATLPAIDPKAAADELERCVTKLGMKGAMIHGLTHGLFIDDKRFWPIFERAEKLDVPIYCHPAKPHPAVIETYYKDYVKDFPQITNAAWGFTVETATQGVRLVLSGVFEQYPKLKIILGHMGEGLPFLLWRIDAMFARAGNKKIAFRDVFCEHFYITTSGNFSDPALLCSIQEMGVDRILFAVDFPYVENKPGTEWMERLSLSAEDKAKILSGNTKKLLKI, encoded by the coding sequence ATGAGAACACGACCGCAAGTCATCGCCATCGAGGAGCACTACTTCGATGCCGAGATCGTCGAGCATTTCGCCGAGGCCGATAAACGCGCCGGCCTGCGCCACCGGCTGGAGGATCTCGGCGCGCAGCGCATCAAGGAAATGGACGAAGCGGGGATCGACGTGCAGGTGCTCTCGCACGCCGCCCCTGCGACGCATCTGCTCGACGCCGAAGTCGCGGTGCCGCTCGCCAGGCGCGCCAACGACCGCCTGCACGAAACGGTGCGCGGCAATCCCGCGCGCTTCCAGGCGTTCGCGACGCTGCCCGCCATCGATCCGAAAGCCGCCGCCGACGAGCTCGAGCGCTGCGTGACGAAGCTCGGCATGAAAGGCGCGATGATCCACGGCCTCACCCACGGCCTCTTCATCGACGACAAGCGCTTCTGGCCCATCTTCGAGCGCGCCGAAAAGCTCGACGTGCCGATCTACTGCCATCCGGCAAAACCTCACCCGGCGGTGATCGAGACGTACTACAAGGACTACGTGAAGGACTTCCCGCAGATCACCAACGCCGCATGGGGCTTCACGGTCGAGACCGCCACGCAGGGCGTGCGGCTCGTGCTCTCGGGCGTGTTCGAGCAATACCCGAAGTTGAAGATCATCCTCGGCCACATGGGCGAAGGCCTGCCGTTCCTCTTGTGGCGCATCGACGCGATGTTCGCGCGCGCCGGCAACAAGAAGATCGCTTTCCGCGACGTCTTCTGCGAGCACTTCTACATCACGACCAGCGGCAACTTCTCCGATCCGGCGCTGCTGTGCTCGATCCAGGAGATGGGCGTGGACCGTATTCTCTTCGCGGTCGACTTCCCGTACGTCGAGAACAAGCCCGGCACCGAGTGGATGGAGCGCCTCTCGCTCTCCGCGGAAGACAAAGCGAAGATCCTGTCCGGCAACACCAAGAAGCTGCTGAAGATCTGA
- a CDS encoding DUF3606 domain-containing protein: MIFAYAIILLVTILWSYAAGTGALRDTPAQSRRAHLLREDARRHHQRRGPLDTFRDPRSSPVIFASEHWQQRWWCEKLDVTTEALRAAMREVGPMTADIQIHFARKNRRRATVH, encoded by the coding sequence ATGATATTCGCATATGCCATCATCCTTCTGGTCACGATCCTGTGGAGCTACGCCGCCGGCACCGGCGCGCTCCGCGACACGCCCGCGCAGTCGCGCCGCGCGCATCTGCTGCGCGAGGATGCGCGCCGGCACCATCAACGCCGCGGACCGCTCGACACCTTCCGCGATCCGCGCTCGAGCCCGGTAATCTTCGCTTCCGAGCACTGGCAGCAGCGCTGGTGGTGCGAGAAGCTCGACGTCACCACCGAGGCGCTGCGCGCCGCGATGCGCGAAGTCGGCCCCATGACCGCGGATATCCAGATCCATTTCGCACGGAAAAACCGCCGCCGCGCGACAGTGCACTGA
- a CDS encoding amidase family protein has product MSANEALLSLSAVELRRRIGTKEISPVELLEACIARIERINPAVNAVTAVCYDRARREAKAAEAAAMKGGALGLLHGLPAGIKDLDETGGLLTTYGSPLYRTFVPEKDNAMVARVRAAGAIVVGKTNVPEFGAGANSRNFVWGATGNPFDPMLNAGGSSGGSAVALATDMLPVCTGSDTGGSLRIPAAKNGVVGFRPSPGLVPVERRSLGWTPISVVGPMGRTVADACLLMGAQAALDDCDPLSYPVDGGAFAVPEERDPSGLRVAYTEDFGVSPVDKEIRAVFRDKIAAMKHFFRTCEEAKLDFGEADRCFDVIRAQNYAARYRDAYEKDPNSLGPNVRANYEIAAKFSLADVAWAHTEQTRIFRRFQQTFREYDLVLAPTTPVSPFPWSQLYLAEMDGKPLRNYYHWLSLTYVVTLATNPAITIPCGTDDKGMPFGLQIVGRFRGDREVLSAAHAIEQAFQRVPALRRPVPDVSRLNRPTPELVSIVTHAPDAGVATAARPA; this is encoded by the coding sequence ATGTCCGCGAACGAAGCGCTGCTGTCCCTTTCCGCCGTCGAGCTTCGCCGGCGCATCGGGACCAAAGAGATCTCTCCCGTCGAGCTGCTCGAAGCGTGCATCGCGCGCATCGAGCGCATCAATCCCGCGGTGAACGCCGTCACCGCGGTCTGTTACGACCGCGCGCGCAGGGAAGCGAAGGCGGCCGAAGCCGCCGCGATGAAAGGCGGGGCACTGGGACTCCTGCACGGGCTGCCGGCGGGCATCAAGGACCTCGACGAGACCGGCGGTCTGCTGACGACGTACGGCTCGCCGCTCTACCGCACCTTCGTGCCGGAGAAGGACAACGCGATGGTCGCGCGCGTACGCGCCGCGGGCGCGATCGTCGTCGGCAAGACCAACGTCCCCGAGTTCGGCGCGGGCGCGAACAGCCGCAACTTCGTGTGGGGCGCGACGGGCAACCCGTTCGATCCGATGCTCAACGCCGGCGGCTCGTCGGGCGGCTCGGCGGTCGCGCTCGCGACCGACATGCTGCCGGTGTGCACGGGCTCGGATACCGGAGGATCGCTGCGCATCCCTGCCGCCAAGAACGGGGTGGTCGGCTTCAGGCCTTCGCCGGGTCTCGTCCCCGTCGAGCGCCGCAGCCTGGGCTGGACGCCGATCTCGGTCGTCGGCCCCATGGGCAGAACGGTGGCCGACGCCTGTCTGTTGATGGGCGCGCAGGCCGCGCTCGACGATTGCGATCCGCTCTCGTATCCGGTCGACGGCGGCGCGTTCGCGGTTCCCGAAGAACGCGATCCGTCAGGCTTGCGCGTCGCGTACACCGAGGACTTCGGCGTCTCGCCGGTCGACAAGGAGATCCGTGCGGTGTTCCGGGACAAGATCGCCGCGATGAAGCATTTCTTCAGGACGTGCGAGGAAGCGAAGCTCGACTTCGGCGAAGCCGATCGCTGCTTCGACGTCATCCGCGCGCAGAACTACGCCGCGCGCTATCGCGACGCGTACGAGAAGGATCCGAATTCGCTCGGGCCCAACGTGCGCGCGAACTACGAGATCGCGGCGAAGTTCTCGCTCGCCGACGTGGCGTGGGCGCACACCGAGCAGACGCGCATCTTCAGGCGCTTCCAGCAGACCTTCCGCGAGTACGATCTCGTGCTCGCGCCGACCACTCCGGTGTCGCCGTTCCCGTGGTCGCAGCTCTATCTCGCCGAGATGGACGGCAAGCCGCTGCGCAACTACTACCACTGGTTGTCGCTGACGTACGTGGTCACGCTGGCGACGAACCCCGCGATCACGATTCCGTGCGGCACCGACGACAAGGGCATGCCGTTCGGATTGCAGATCGTCGGACGCTTCCGCGGCGATCGCGAGGTGCTGTCCGCGGCGCATGCGATCGAGCAGGCTTTCCAGCGCGTGCCTGCCTTGCGCCGGCCCGTGCCGGACGTGAGCAGGCTCAACCGCCCGACGCCGGAGCTCGTATCCATCGTCACGCACGCACCGGACGCGGGCGTCGCGACCGCGGCCAGACCCGCCTAG
- a CDS encoding tripartite tricarboxylate transporter substrate binding protein, whose translation MFYARTFVAFACWAALNASAEFPDRPIRYVLPSAPGGGPDVAARVVMAELGRQLGTQVVVDNRPGGSGVIGTEAIVRATPDGYTIGHGNINTLGINRSVLPKLPYNIDKDLTPVVHMYGTPNLLAVTLSLPVKSVQELVDFAKKNPDKLLFASTGNGSSVHVGMELFKLMTGTRMVHVPFKAATVAISDLTAGRVQLMADNINSIGPHVKSGRLRGLAVTTAKRVPAFSELPTIAEAGVPGFDVSAWAGVIVPTGVPKALVTRLNEAVNKALAAPAVADKLPDLGLVVAGGTPEQFGAHIRKEAARWADVVKRSGAKVD comes from the coding sequence GTGTTCTACGCAAGAACGTTTGTAGCCTTCGCCTGCTGGGCAGCGTTGAATGCATCAGCCGAGTTTCCCGACCGCCCGATCCGTTATGTGCTGCCGAGCGCACCGGGCGGCGGGCCGGACGTCGCGGCGCGCGTGGTGATGGCGGAGCTCGGCAGGCAGCTCGGCACGCAGGTGGTCGTCGACAACCGGCCCGGGGGAAGCGGCGTGATCGGCACCGAAGCGATCGTGCGCGCGACGCCGGACGGTTACACGATCGGGCACGGCAATATCAACACGCTCGGGATCAATCGCAGCGTGCTGCCCAAGCTGCCGTACAACATCGACAAGGACCTGACGCCGGTGGTGCACATGTACGGTACGCCGAACCTGCTGGCGGTGACGCTGTCGCTGCCGGTGAAGTCGGTCCAGGAGCTGGTCGACTTCGCGAAGAAGAATCCCGACAAGCTGCTCTTCGCGTCGACGGGCAACGGCTCGAGCGTTCATGTCGGCATGGAGCTCTTCAAGCTGATGACCGGCACGCGCATGGTTCACGTGCCGTTCAAGGCGGCGACCGTCGCGATCTCGGACCTCACCGCCGGACGCGTTCAGCTCATGGCCGACAACATCAACTCGATCGGCCCGCACGTGAAGTCGGGCCGCTTGCGCGGGCTCGCGGTGACGACCGCGAAGCGCGTTCCGGCGTTCTCGGAGCTGCCCACGATCGCCGAAGCGGGCGTGCCCGGCTTCGACGTGAGCGCGTGGGCGGGCGTGATCGTGCCGACGGGCGTGCCCAAGGCGCTGGTCACGAGGCTCAATGAAGCGGTGAACAAGGCGCTCGCCGCGCCGGCCGTCGCGGACAAGCTGCCGGATCTCGGACTCGTCGTCGCGGGCGGCACGCCCGAGCAGTTCGGCGCGCACATCAGGAAAGAAGCGGCGCGCTGGGCGGATGTGGTGAAGCGCTCAGGCGCGAAGGTCGACTGA
- a CDS encoding tripartite tricarboxylate transporter substrate binding protein produces the protein MLRCAVRILLVPCCLAAVTAFAADPAYPSHPIRIIVPFAPGGSTDVMARLVGQKLTEAWGQQVVVDNRSGAGGNIGMGLAAHANADGYTLLAVSSSFMVNPTLYSKPTYDPFKSFAPITNAAAAPNVFTVHSTLPVKSMAELANLLKKDAKKFNIGTPGVGTTPDLSAELFKMTLKLDVVRVPYSGAGPAVAAIAGNQVPIACTILPPILPHIQAGRVRALAVTSGKRSSALPDTPTMAEAGFKGQEADTIAGFLAPAGTPKPIMNKIVHEVLRVLGQPDVRERISGQGFDIVASTPEQFAAQIKVEVAKWGKVIRAAGIKAD, from the coding sequence ATGCTGCGTTGCGCCGTCCGTATCTTGCTCGTGCCGTGCTGTCTTGCCGCCGTAACCGCCTTCGCGGCGGACCCCGCTTATCCGTCGCACCCGATTCGCATCATCGTGCCTTTCGCGCCGGGCGGCTCGACCGACGTCATGGCGCGCCTCGTCGGCCAGAAGCTCACCGAAGCGTGGGGGCAGCAGGTCGTCGTCGACAACCGCTCGGGCGCCGGCGGCAACATCGGCATGGGTCTCGCCGCGCACGCGAACGCCGACGGCTATACGCTGCTCGCGGTGAGCTCGAGCTTCATGGTCAACCCGACGCTGTATTCCAAGCCGACGTACGATCCGTTCAAGAGCTTTGCGCCGATCACCAATGCCGCCGCGGCGCCGAACGTGTTCACGGTGCACTCCACGCTGCCGGTGAAGTCGATGGCGGAGCTCGCCAACCTGCTGAAGAAGGACGCGAAGAAGTTCAACATCGGCACCCCCGGCGTGGGCACGACACCGGACCTTTCCGCCGAGCTGTTCAAGATGACGCTGAAGCTCGACGTCGTGCGGGTGCCTTACAGCGGCGCCGGTCCTGCGGTTGCGGCGATCGCGGGCAACCAGGTGCCGATCGCCTGCACGATCCTGCCGCCGATCCTGCCGCACATCCAGGCCGGGCGCGTGCGCGCGCTGGCGGTGACGTCCGGGAAGCGATCGTCGGCGCTGCCCGATACGCCCACCATGGCCGAAGCGGGATTCAAGGGCCAGGAAGCCGACACCATCGCGGGCTTCCTCGCGCCGGCGGGTACGCCGAAGCCGATCATGAACAAGATCGTGCACGAAGTGCTGCGCGTGCTCGGCCAGCCCGACGTGCGCGAGCGCATCTCGGGCCAGGGCTTCGACATCGTCGCGAGCACGCCGGAGCAGTTCGCGGCGCAGATCAAGGTCGAAGTGGCGAAGTGGGGGAAGGTGATCCGCGCGGCGGGGATCAAGGCGGACTAA
- a CDS encoding adenylate/guanylate cyclase domain-containing protein has product MSANAADWLARARQFERRGELLLAYDTALHGLEEHPGDVWLAHRAVLNLAKAGALSRAEAEFQRLNLGESREPDVVALGARIAKDRALAAPANERTALLSHAADLYDAVYRAGGGYYPAVNVATLRLLAGERAAAERVAREVLDLCRDGSPDDAYYLAASCAEAALVLGDIALARDALTRAASHGADLAARATTRRQLRLVCEARGIPGDVLEPLAAPTVIHYSGHMIAPEGRAGRFPARAEREVAAGIRAMLDARGVGFAYGALASGADILFAEALLERGAELHVVLPFAQEEFIEISVDPAGPGWRERFEACLARASSVTYATDDRYLGHEWIFAYGSFVAMGLAVLRAQFLDTNVRQIAVWDGVETTGQAGTGFDVRTWRTLVGESDVIPSRSDLQRTAADSAAPATGRALRAMLFGDVKGFSKLTEAQIPPFVTHVLGAMGAVLERYGDRVLYRNTWGDGLFVVMSDAAAAAECALDLQAAVGAVDLEAHGLPSTLALRLGGHYGPVFEAQDPVQGVMNYFGAHVSRTARIEPVTPPGEVFVTEQFAARLALEPKGYACDYVGQVPAAKSYGTLRMYHLHRRRA; this is encoded by the coding sequence GTGAGCGCAAACGCCGCCGACTGGCTCGCCCGCGCGCGACAGTTCGAGCGCCGCGGCGAGCTCCTGCTCGCATACGACACCGCGCTGCACGGCCTCGAAGAGCATCCCGGCGACGTGTGGCTCGCGCATCGCGCGGTCCTCAACCTCGCCAAGGCCGGCGCGTTGAGCCGCGCCGAAGCCGAGTTCCAGCGATTGAATCTCGGCGAATCGCGCGAGCCCGACGTCGTCGCGCTCGGCGCGCGCATCGCCAAGGATCGCGCGCTCGCCGCGCCCGCGAACGAGCGCACCGCGCTGCTCTCCCATGCAGCCGATCTCTACGACGCGGTGTATCGCGCGGGCGGCGGCTACTACCCCGCCGTTAACGTCGCGACGCTGCGGCTGCTCGCGGGCGAGCGCGCGGCCGCCGAGCGCGTCGCGCGCGAGGTGCTCGATCTGTGTCGGGACGGCAGTCCCGACGACGCCTACTATCTCGCGGCCTCGTGCGCCGAAGCGGCGCTCGTGCTCGGCGATATCGCGCTCGCCCGAGATGCGTTGACGCGCGCGGCCTCGCACGGCGCCGATCTCGCGGCGCGCGCGACGACCCGCCGTCAGCTCCGCCTGGTGTGCGAGGCGCGCGGGATCCCCGGCGACGTGCTCGAACCGCTCGCCGCGCCGACGGTGATCCACTACAGCGGACACATGATCGCGCCCGAAGGACGCGCAGGCCGCTTCCCGGCGCGCGCGGAGCGCGAGGTCGCGGCGGGGATACGAGCGATGCTCGACGCGCGCGGCGTCGGCTTCGCGTACGGCGCGCTCGCGTCGGGCGCCGACATCCTCTTCGCCGAAGCGCTGCTCGAGCGCGGCGCGGAGCTGCACGTCGTGCTGCCCTTCGCGCAGGAGGAGTTCATCGAGATCTCGGTCGATCCCGCGGGTCCGGGCTGGCGCGAGCGCTTCGAAGCCTGTCTCGCCCGCGCGAGCTCGGTCACCTACGCGACCGACGACCGCTACCTCGGGCACGAATGGATCTTCGCCTACGGCTCGTTCGTCGCGATGGGGCTCGCGGTGCTGCGCGCGCAGTTCCTCGACACGAACGTGCGCCAGATCGCGGTGTGGGACGGCGTCGAGACGACCGGCCAGGCGGGGACGGGCTTCGACGTGCGCACGTGGCGCACGCTGGTCGGCGAAAGCGACGTCATCCCGTCGCGCAGCGACCTGCAGCGCACGGCCGCGGACAGCGCCGCCCCGGCGACCGGACGAGCGTTGCGCGCGATGCTGTTCGGCGACGTCAAAGGCTTCAGCAAGCTGACCGAAGCTCAGATCCCGCCCTTCGTCACGCACGTGCTCGGCGCGATGGGCGCGGTGCTCGAGCGCTACGGCGACCGCGTGCTCTATCGCAACACCTGGGGCGACGGTCTCTTCGTCGTGATGAGCGACGCCGCGGCGGCGGCGGAGTGCGCGCTCGACCTGCAAGCCGCGGTCGGCGCGGTCGACCTCGAAGCGCACGGCCTGCCGTCCACGCTCGCGCTGCGCCTCGGCGGGCATTACGGACCGGTGTTCGAAGCGCAGGATCCGGTGCAGGGCGTCATGAACTACTTCGGCGCGCACGTGAGCCGCACCGCGCGCATCGAGCCCGTGACGCCGCCGGGAGAAGTGTTCGTCACCGAGCAGTTCGCCGCGCGCCTCGCGCTCGAGCCCAAAGGCTACGCCTGCGACTACGTCGGCCAGGTGCCGGCGGCGAAGAGCTACGGGACGTTACGCATGTACCACCTGCACCGCCGCCGTGCGTGA